Proteins from one Telopea speciosissima isolate NSW1024214 ecotype Mountain lineage chromosome 1, Tspe_v1, whole genome shotgun sequence genomic window:
- the LOC122647736 gene encoding DNA topoisomerase 6 subunit A, whose amino-acid sequence MADKKKRRRTDQNSEDEDSVGHEVIPFKKRLKPDKVILSSLKDLVETLRSNNSSAQKTLTLSDLDLSFNCREVADLNLSSVQDAIERLILRITQSILSGSGFSFDVPARGNANQLYIPELDRIVLKDKTSIRPYANVSTVRKTTITTRILQLVHQLCLKNIHVTKRDLFYTDVKLFQDQGQSDAVLDDVSCMLGCTRSSLNVVAAEKGIVVGRLIFSDNGDMIDCTKMGMGGKAIPPNIDRVGDMQSDALFILLVEKDAAYMRLAEDRFYNRFPCIIVTAKGQPDVATRLFLRKMKTELKLPVLALVDSDPYGLKILSVYGCGSKNMSYDSANLTTPDIKWLGIRPSDLDKYKIPEQCRLPMTEQDIKTGKDMLEEDFVKKNPGWVDELSLMVKTKQKAEIQALSSFGFQYLSEVYLPLKLQQEDWL is encoded by the coding sequence ATGGCGGACAAGAAGAAACGGCGGCGAACTGATCAGAACTCGGAGGACGAAGACAGCGTCGGGCATGAGGTCATACCCTTCAAGAAGCGCTTGAAACCAGACAAGGTTATCCTCTCAAGCCTCAAAGATCTCGTCGAGACTCTCCGATCCAATAACTCCAGCGctcagaaaaccctaaccctatcgGATCTCGACCTCTCTTTCAACTGCCGTGAAGTTGCCGACCTCAACCTCTCATCCGTTCAAGACGCCATCGAACGCCTCATTCTCCGTATCACGCAATCCATCCTCTCCGGCTCGGGCTTCTCTTTCGACGTTCCAGCCCGTGGCAACGCTAACCAGCTCTACATTCCCGAGCTCGACCGCATCGTCCTCAAGGACAAGACCTCCATCCGCCCCTATGCCAACGTCTCCACCGTCCGCAAGACCACCATCACCACTCGTATTCTCCAGCTTGTCCATCAGCTCTGCCTCAAGAACATCCATGTCACCAAGCGAGACCTCTTCTACACTGACGTCAAGCTCTTCCAAGACCAAGGCCAGTCCGATGCCGTGCTTGACGATGTCTCTTGTATGCTTGGATGCACCAGGTCCAGCCTCAATGTCGTCGCCGCCGAGAAGGGAATCGTTGTTGGAAGGCTCATTTTTAGCGACAACGGTGATATGATCGATTGCACTAAAATGGGGATGGGCGGAAAGGCTATTCCTCCCAATATCGATCGTGTTGGAGATATGCAGAGTGACGCCCTCTTCATTCTTCTGGTTGAGAAGGATGCTGCTTATATGAGATTGGCCGAAGATCGCTTCTATAATCGGTTCCCATGCATCATTGTTACTGCCAAAGGGCAGCCAGATGTGGCAACGAGGCTGTTCTTGAGGAAGATGAAGACTGAGCTGAAGCTTCCCGTACTCGCACTTGTGGATAGTGATCCGTATGGATTGAAGATTCTATCAGTTTATGGATGTGGATCAAAGAACATGTCATACGATAGTGCAAATCTGACGACGCCTGATATCAAGTGGTTGGGGATTAGGCCAAGTGATTTGGACAAATATAAAATACCAGAGCAGTGTAGGTTGCCCATGACAGAGCAGGATATTAAGACTGGTAAGGATATGCTGGAGGAGGATTTTGTGAAGAAGAATCCTGGGTGGGTTGACGAGTTGTCTTTGATGGTGAAGACCAAGCAGAAGGCAGAGATTCAGGCATTGAGTTCCTTTGGTTTCCAGTACTTGTCAGAAGTGTATTTGCCTCTCAAGCTACAACAGGAGGACTGGTTATGA